CTGCCGGCGCGTGAGAATACGCCGCCGGACCGAACGCTCCAGGACAGGGCTATGAGAACCAAATCCGCTAAATCATCCGAGAACCTGCTCGAGGAATTGCAGTCGGCGCTCGCGCACGGCACCGTTGCGCGCCGGGTCGAGACCCTGCGCCGCGTCACCGACCTCTTCATCAACAACGCGGTGGATTATTCCGACGAGCATGTCCGCGTCTTCGACGACGTGTTCCAGTGCCTGATCGAGCAGATCGAAACCTCGGCAAAGGCGCTACTCGCCGGCCGCCTCGCACCGGTCCAAGCCGCGCCGCCAAAAATCATCCGTACGCTCGCGCTCGATGACGTCATCGAGGTCGCCGGCCCCGTACTGACGAAGTCGGAGCGGCTGGACGAGACGACCCTGCTCGAGATCGCCCGCAGCAAGAGCCAGGCCCATCTCAAGGCGATTTCGCTGCGGCGGGTGCTGTCGGAGGCGCTGACCGACGTGCTGGTGACGCGTGGCAACGAGGACGTGGTGCAGTCGACCGTCAACAACCACGGCGCACAGCTCTCCGAGGGCAGCCTCACCGATCTCGTCACCCGCGCCGAACGCGACGACGATCTTGCCGCCTGCATCGGCCTGCGGCCCGACCTGCCGCGCCATCATTATCTGAAACTGATCGCCAAAGCTTCCCTGAGCGTGCGCAGGAAGCTGGAGGCCGCTCATCCCGAGCTCGCCGACGAGGTGTCGAGCGCGGTCCAGGAAGCGGCGCAGCGGGTCCGCGCCGCCACCATGACCCGCCAGACCGAAATGGCCCACGCGTTGGTGAAATCACTCCACGACGACGGCCGTCTCAACGAATTCCAGGTCACGACCTTCGCCGAGCAGGGCAAGTTCGACGAGACCAATGCGGGGCTCGCGGCACTCGCAGGCGTTTCGGTGGCGACCGCCGAGAACATGATGATCGAGAGCCGTAGCGAGGGCGTGATGATCCTCGCCAAGGTTGCCGGCATGCAATGGTCGAGCGTGCGCGCGATCATCGCCATGCGCGAAAAGCTCTCCGGCGGCTCGCAGACCGACATGCTGACGCTGCGCCATACCTACGAGGCCCTGCGCAGCTCCACCGCGCAGCAGGTGCTGCGCTTCCACCGCATGCAGAGCGCGACGTCGGCGGCCTAGTAGCGCAGGACTCTCGATCCAACGGCCGCACCGATCGCAGTCACGATCGCGGTCGCGATCGTGTACCAGGTCGCGACGAACAGCGGCGAGTCATCCGTGCAATGCGACGCATAGAGCGTGGCGGCAAGCCCGGCTGACAACAGGCCGGCGAGCGCACCGGCAAGCGCCGGCCGCGACGGCGCGCCGTGGCGCAGGCCGAACAGCGCACCGGCGAGCAGCGGCAGCGACATCGCGGGGATCGCCGACATGCACCATCGCGAGTTCTTGCCGACGAGTCGCATCGTCATCGGCATGGCCGGCGCCATCATTGCTTCGCTGCCGATCGCGACCGCAAGCAGACCGACAGGCAGCAGCAGGAGCCAGCCCCAGCCGCGCATCAGCGCTTCGGGGCGCGACAGATGCAGGCTGATGATGATCGCGGGAATCGCGAGCGACAGCGTGACTGCGAACTTCGTGTCGAAGAACGGGTTGTGCATCGCCGTCATCACGTCGGGCCGCACGCCCAGGAAGGTGGCGAAGATCAGGATCGAGAACGGCGCCGCCACCAGCAGCCCCGTGGTCATCAAGGCGCCGACGCGGGGGGCGCGGTGGGCGTTGTCGGCCGCGAGCGTGCGAATGAGTTGATCGGTGTCCATGACTAGTGGTCCCGTAGTTTAGCAGTCAGGGCCGAAAGCCCCCGATGCAGCGCGACCCGCACGGCACCTTCGCTCATCGAGAATTTCGCTGCCGTATCCTTGATCGAGGCGCTGTCGACCGCGATCGACTGCAACACGTCGCGCTGGCGCTGCGGCAGGGCACTGAGGTGGCTGGCCACCTCGCCTGCCGAAGCCGTCTCCTGGGGCGTCTCGCCGGGCAGCGTTTCGGCGAAATCGTCGATGTTGACGAAGACGCGCCGGCCGCGCCGCCGCAGCGCATCGATCAGCTTGTTGCGCGCAATCGCGAACAGCCAGGGGGCGAAGGGCGCTTCGCTGTCCCAGGTGTGCCGCTTCAAATGCACCGCCAACAAAATCTCCTGCACGATATCCTCGGCCTGATCGGGAGGCTGCCCGGCACGCGCCAAGCCGCGCCTCGCGGCGGCGCGCAGCACCGGTGTGACCCCTCTCAACAAGCGATGATAAGCTGCATCATCGCCTGCCATGGCCGACCGCATCAGGCCGGTCCACTCGTCCTCACGTCCGCGCACGCGCGCTCCTACACGGCAATTCGGCCGCTCTTTCAATTTGTTACGCCGGCACCCGCGAGATCACGAAGTCGTGATCAAAAGACCACCGCAGGCGCCCAAAGGATCCGATCCGGCCGTAAAAGCCCCGGGAGGCTCATAACACCGATCGGTCCGCGCTGCACCCGGCAGCCCGACGCGCCCGTCCGGTTTGCCCCGGTTTTGCCCGGTGTGGCCCGAAGATTCCCATTTTTTGCCCCGCTGTCGTCATGCGCCGGGGTCTCTGTTCGCCCCGGGACGGGCAAATTGGGGAGATCGTCAACATGATGAAAGCCAGCGGGCGCGCGGCATTGATCGTCCTGACCGGACTATTGCTGCTGTTTGGAGCTTCAGCGCAGGCCGCACCGAGCTCTGCGAGCACGAAGCCGGACGGCGCAAGCCAACAGGCCGAAGCGGTCAAGCCGGGCAAGCAGCGACGCCATTCGTCGCGCCACCGCACCGACAGCAAGACGGCGCAGAAATCCGACGACAAGACCGACAAGACGGATGCCACGCCGCGGGCCGACGAGGCCAAAGCCAACACCGGCGTCCCGGCCTCGAGCCAGATGCCGCCGGAAGTCGCCAATGCCAACGCGCAGGTCGCCGCCGCCGACACGCCGCCTGCAGCCGCAGCCTCCGCGATGACGGGCCGCGCCAACGACAATGTGCAGGCCGCCGCTGACAATAGCGCTCCCCCCGGCGCCGAGAACCAGGTCGTGCCGCCCGACCAGCTCAACGACCTCGACCGCGCTCTGCAACAGGACAACCCGCCCGCGCAGAAAGCGGTGGTTGCCGCAACCGACGCACAGCCGCGTCCGGCGCCGGTGATGGCGAGCAGCCAGCCGAGCTCGGCCTGGGACCAGAGCTCCCTGATCGGCAAGATCTTCATCGGCGTCGGCACGCTGCTGACACTGGCCTCCGCCGCGCGCATGTTCATGGCCTGAGTCTTGGCCTATTGGCTCAGCCTAATGGCTCATTTCGGGGCGCGCGCCGCATTGCGCGCGTCCCGGCGGCTTTTGGCCCCTTGAAGGCATCCGCTCCAGCAGGCACATTGCCCGCCCAATCAAAAGCGTGGGTGGAGCATGAGCACGTTCGAAAACATCATCGTCGAAAGCAAAGGCGCGGTCGGCATCATCAAGCTGAACCGGCCGAAGATGCTCAACGCGCTCTCCTTCGGCGTCTTTCGCGAGATCGCGGCGGCCGTCGACGATCTCGAAGCCGATGACGCCATCGGCTGCATCGTCGTGACCGGCAGCGAGAAGGCCTTTGCCGCCGGCGCCGACATCAAGGAGATGCAGCCGAAGGCCTTCATCGACATGTTCTCCGAGGATTTCGCCGCGATCGGCGGCGACCGCGTCGCGCGCTGCCGCAAGCCGACCATTGCCGCTGTCGCCGGCTACGCGCTCGGCGGCGGCTGCGAGCTCGCCATGATGTGCGATTTCATCATTGCCGCAGACACCGCCAAATTCGGCCAGCCCGAGATCACGCTCGGCACCATCCCCGGCATCGGCGGCACCCAGCGCCTGACCCGTGCGATCGGCAAGTCCAAGGCGATGGATCTCTGCCTCACCGGCCGCATGATGGATGCGGCGGAAGCCGAGCGCTCAGGCCTCGTCAGCCGCATCGTGCCCGCCGACAAGCTGATGGACGAGACGATGGCGGCCGCGGAGAAGATCGCCGCGATGTCTCGCCCCGCGGTGGCGATGGCCAAGGAGGCGGTGAACCGCGCCTTCGAGACCACGCTCGCGGAAGGCATGAGCGTCGAGCGCAATTTATTCCACTCGACCTTCGCGCTCGAAGACCGCTCCGAAGGCATGGCCGCGTTCATCGAGAAGCGCAAGCCGGTGAACAAGAACCGGTAAGGTTCTATGCGGCGCGGCTCTGCACGAGGGCCGCGCTGACCAGCGCGCGATAGAAGCGCTCGGCCCACGTTTTTGGGCGATCAAGGCCGAGGCGCGCGAGACACGCCTCGTCAGCCGGATCCGGCTTGCGCATCAATCCCTGCCACAGCAGGCCCGCCAACGCGCGCGAAGAATGTTGCGCACCTTGCAGGATCTCCAGCGCCGGGATGAGGCGCTGCTCCACCTCGGTGAAATCACAGCCGAACGGAAACGACGGCAACAGCCCGGCGTCGCGCGCGGGCTTGAGCGCTGCCGCGATCCGCTCGGGATGATTTTCGCGGTGGACCGCGGGGATCTCGTAGCCTCGCGGCAGCTTGCCGGCCTCCTTGGCAACGCGTGCCAGCTCATCCTGAAAGCGTGAGTCAGCGATCTCGAGCATGGCCGCGATCACGTCGGCATCCGACTTTCCCCGGAGATCGGCAACGCCATATTCGGAAACGAAGACATCGCGCAGATGCCGCGGAATGGTCTCGTGTCCATAGCGCCAGAAAATGTTGGATTTCAGCGCAGCGCCGGCCTGCCGCGTCGCCTCGAGCGTCAGGACAGATCGCGCGCCGCGAAGCGCGAAGGCCTGCGCCACGAAATTGTACTGCCCGCCGACGCCGCTCACGACCTGGCCGTCGTCCAGACCGTCGGACACCGCCGCGCCCAGCAGGGTCGCCATCATCGTGTTGTTGATGAAGCGTGCGTCGACGCGGTCGCGGCGCTTCTGATCCTCCTCGCCATAGAGCTCGTTGGTGAACGACACCGGCATCATCCGGATGCGCGCGATCTGGTCCGGCGGCATCTCGCGCAGCGCGCGATAGAAGGATTTTGGACCGAGAAAGAACGCGCCGTGCAAAACCACGCCATCGACAGCGCGCTTGAGAATGCCGGCGTCCATCAAACCGATGAACGCCTCGGTCACCATCTCGCTGACGCCATAGAGGCCGGCCTCGAAGGCAAGGGCTTCCTGCGCAACGGCCGGTCGCGCCGGAGACAGCCGCGCGACGACGTCGTGAAAGGCTGCGCAGTTGCGATGGCGCAGGACCAGGCCCTGCGCGAGCGCATCGCCGATCTGCCCGATGCCGATCTGAAGCGTACCGCCGTCGCGCACGAGAGATGCCGCGTTCAGCCCGATGGCGTATTTGGTATCGGAGATCGGCTCCGACGGCGGCGCAAACAGGGGAAAATCGGTCGCCGTG
This portion of the Bradyrhizobium diazoefficiens genome encodes:
- a CDS encoding sigma-70 family RNA polymerase sigma factor, giving the protein MRGREDEWTGLMRSAMAGDDAAYHRLLRGVTPVLRAAARRGLARAGQPPDQAEDIVQEILLAVHLKRHTWDSEAPFAPWLFAIARNKLIDALRRRGRRVFVNIDDFAETLPGETPQETASAGEVASHLSALPQRQRDVLQSIAVDSASIKDTAAKFSMSEGAVRVALHRGLSALTAKLRDH
- a CDS encoding DUF2336 domain-containing protein, producing MRTKSAKSSENLLEELQSALAHGTVARRVETLRRVTDLFINNAVDYSDEHVRVFDDVFQCLIEQIETSAKALLAGRLAPVQAAPPKIIRTLALDDVIEVAGPVLTKSERLDETTLLEIARSKSQAHLKAISLRRVLSEALTDVLVTRGNEDVVQSTVNNHGAQLSEGSLTDLVTRAERDDDLAACIGLRPDLPRHHYLKLIAKASLSVRRKLEAAHPELADEVSSAVQEAAQRVRAATMTRQTEMAHALVKSLHDDGRLNEFQVTTFAEQGKFDETNAGLAALAGVSVATAENMMIESRSEGVMILAKVAGMQWSSVRAIIAMREKLSGGSQTDMLTLRHTYEALRSSTAQQVLRFHRMQSATSAA
- a CDS encoding enoyl-CoA hydratase, whose product is MSTFENIIVESKGAVGIIKLNRPKMLNALSFGVFREIAAAVDDLEADDAIGCIVVTGSEKAFAAGADIKEMQPKAFIDMFSEDFAAIGGDRVARCRKPTIAAVAGYALGGGCELAMMCDFIIAADTAKFGQPEITLGTIPGIGGTQRLTRAIGKSKAMDLCLTGRMMDAAEAERSGLVSRIVPADKLMDETMAAAEKIAAMSRPAVAMAKEAVNRAFETTLAEGMSVERNLFHSTFALEDRSEGMAAFIEKRKPVNKNR
- a CDS encoding NrsF family protein, with the translated sequence MDTDQLIRTLAADNAHRAPRVGALMTTGLLVAAPFSILIFATFLGVRPDVMTAMHNPFFDTKFAVTLSLAIPAIIISLHLSRPEALMRGWGWLLLLPVGLLAVAIGSEAMMAPAMPMTMRLVGKNSRWCMSAIPAMSLPLLAGALFGLRHGAPSRPALAGALAGLLSAGLAATLYASHCTDDSPLFVATWYTIATAIVTAIGAAVGSRVLRY
- a CDS encoding acetyl-CoA hydrolase/transferase C-terminal domain-containing protein, with the translated sequence MPRFFSDPDALAEEIIRDVGTDLVVGLPLGLGKANHVVNALYARACADPDIKLTLLSALTLEKPKPKALIERRFITPVIDRLFGGYPDLAYANALRESRLPPNVNVVEFFFLAGRWLHVPAAQQNYISANYTHAASYLLARGMNVVTQLVAKRVVDGVPRYSLSCNTDTTLDVLRERRAGRASFKLVAQVNSELPFMPGPGDLAADEFSAVLDSTATDFPLFAPPSEPISDTKYAIGLNAASLVRDGGTLQIGIGQIGDALAQGLVLRHRNCAAFHDVVARLSPARPAVAQEALAFEAGLYGVSEMVTEAFIGLMDAGILKRAVDGVVLHGAFFLGPKSFYRALREMPPDQIARIRMMPVSFTNELYGEEDQKRRDRVDARFINNTMMATLLGAAVSDGLDDGQVVSGVGGQYNFVAQAFALRGARSVLTLEATRQAGAALKSNIFWRYGHETIPRHLRDVFVSEYGVADLRGKSDADVIAAMLEIADSRFQDELARVAKEAGKLPRGYEIPAVHRENHPERIAAALKPARDAGLLPSFPFGCDFTEVEQRLIPALEILQGAQHSSRALAGLLWQGLMRKPDPADEACLARLGLDRPKTWAERFYRALVSAALVQSRAA